From the Cydia amplana chromosome 8, ilCydAmpl1.1, whole genome shotgun sequence genome, the window GATCTGATCGGTGGCGTTGGAGGCGGTAGGCAGATGGACGCGAAGGTCGTTCGGCACGCACGGCGTCACGCCGGTGATAGCGGTGTTGATGCACGCCTTCAGCTGAGAAGATTTCGCGCAGTACCTGCAGAAAGGAAAAATCAAGACAAATTTGTAGAAGGATCACTTTTAACCTGAACTGAGACGGTATTGCATTGAGTGCAGACGGATCGCCTGATGCCGCAACACAAGAGGGGTTGTAACTGTTGTAAGTGCATTACCGgcttttaagatgggagtactcTCTTGAAGGTTcagacgtggttcgcggtaggccatcAGTATACAACAAAACCCATCAAGGCATGCCGTGTGCTCGTACGCCGTGCTTTAATAAGAGGCTGGAGTCATTACTTACTTCTTAAAGACCTCGTCGAGGGCACCATTAGGCTTCGCCTCCTCGATTTCTGTTTTGATTTGGTCAATGTTGAAGAGGCCCTTCAGACATTCCGTGAACGTATGAACGGCAGCCTGaaataacattaattaaacatttaagGCTTTCAATGAAGTTGATTTTTCACCATCCCAACACGTAAGACTCGTAgaggctctctttattcttcaaaagcTGATGAGACAGTTTCATTTtgagagtggcaaagtaatttaatgcaaaatttgaATTCCTCATGTTGGCCGGTGGTAGAAGgatttttaagtgatgattttgaatgataaaatatatgtatttaacagcgttcatttaaatttgatttataatgttttacGGTTAGTACCTACTCATGATTCCTGTTTTggaatatttcgcttgctcgggtatcaatattagcacgaaaaGTTAACGTAAAGTTAAAACAATGTTGCCTTTGTAAGACAaattcttcaacttcaacatttactcagcaaataggccacaagggcacttttacacgtcaacattgaatttaggtacatacaagcaaataataataatacatcaataattataattataataagtaattacCTGGACTTCTGACGTCTTGTCTTCAGCGTTAGCTTTCTTGCAGACCTCGCCGATGGCAGTTCTAACTTGTTGCCGCTGTTCTTCCGTGACTTGGTATTCTCCGAGCACTCCTGTCAATGTTGATGACTTGTTAGTTTAGTCATTCGTCATAGTAAACCGTTTATTAGACGCTAAGAACCGACGACCGAACCGAAGCAAACACAAATAGTTGGGTATTTATGTTTGCTATAAATTAGCATTTTAACATGACTATCACGCCACTGTTATCATAaacttcaatttggcttgttaATGCACTTATATTGTTACTAACGACTTCGTTATCGCATTGTTTACTGTCATAACTCATAACAATCCCAGCTAACCTAAGCGATATCACTTGACCTCGCAACCCCTATCTAGTGAAATGTGCCAACCGGAGTCCGGATGTCATCAACCCTACATGTGttgacatgtattttttttttcaaagcaaGTAGCCAGGTAACAGAGACCCTACTGCAAATAACGAAGATAGAAATTCCGATTAGTCCTCAGTCATTAGGATTCAAATGGACTACATATATCCATTTCCATAAGTTAggtataaaataacaaatacaaCAAGCGGTCCCTCTCTggtggtctagcatgagttgcgttctcgcgcgcgactccatacatctggcgcgacttcaagtacgcgagaacgcaactcatgctagacccaGGCGGTCTTGGCAGACATGAAATTTTTCATGgggaccgtttttttttgtacttcATATCGCAGACAACATAATTTGCCACGAATTGAGTATAAGAAGGTATATACGTAGGCATCATATACTGTACGTCCACTTCAATTCGCACTTACATATCACTCATATCACTTATTAAAGAGAAAATAAATAGTTCACTGCTGTATTTTAGTCACCTTTTACGAATGCGAATCAGGTATTAGGTACATAGTTAAAAATGTCACTATGTCACGAATTATTATCAAAACAAGTCGAATTTGCCTGCTAAATTATAAAGTATGATAGAAATGGGATCAAAAAACAGTTGTGGCGGGCGTTAAGCCGACTTGACAAGGTAAATTGGTAAATAGGTTGACCGGCGACAGGAAGAGGGGACGCCTTGAGTGGCTTTAGATAGCCATGCATCCACATTATGCATCTtcgagtttatttttaaaatgttctaAGTTCTAACCCACTAAACTATTGAGGAAGACATTATGCATTATTATGATATAAGCAAATATAGGTCACAGTTTTGAAAGATAGAAAGgtttcacattaaaaaaaaagatgttaGTTTCGATTCGAAAAGTTAATTCAAGTCGCATTTTTTGGTGCTAATGTGTAGAGAAATAGGTTGGTGGCATATTTGGATTTTTATTAGCTTTTATGTAATCTAGAAGCGCGCCGTCTACAATTGTCTTTCAACGGCTTTCCtcggtaattaataattatttagttgTTATACGTGGTGGCAGCACCAGCACTTGTTTTTGTACGGTTCTCTGTTAAATATTAAACGAAACATAGTTTCaaagtgttatttttttacataaatgctTAACTTTTTGTAAAAGAGAAGAATAATTAGGTTTCTTTAGTAGGTACTAGTAGATAGTTTTTCGACTTGATAGGTAATAATTCTTAAGATTAAGTACTAAACCTTTGCCCTTTGCAGATCTCAAAaacttttaagtacctacatgcaaTCTACAAAGGAACCGAAATAGCTTTCTAATAATCCTATTATATATTCACTTAAACTTACCCACGGCCAGGACAACAACGAAAACGTATCTCAACATCTTATTGTAGGGTTAGAACACGCGTATGATGAAGACAAGACTTATTAGTGACAACTGAGAAGCTCAGTGGCTCCTAGGTCACTTTATATACGCGCGTTGAGTCACGGGGGTGACTATTCTGACGCGCGATAAGGAATGTTTGTGAGTTCTTGTATAAATAGCTAAtcaatttgaaccttaaaaggtaatataataataaccgTGTTAGACTTTTAATGATCTGAGATAATGAATGCAGAAATGTTTGTCCGTATTTGTTGTTTCCTGTGTTCATATTGACAACAATGTCTGTCTTCTAATTTATATGCATACTAGTCCCTGCCCGCGATACCGGTCGTGTTGAAATTATTCAGTACCTGAACTACTTATAAAATGTCAATCCccttttgtttaaaattgtttaCTAAATCCTTCTTTTTAACATAGTCCCAAACATAATATTTCTTGACGTTCTCATTTCTACTTTGCTTCTACAACATTATGGTAGAAGAGGCATCAAGATCTggagtagggcttgcaaatattcgaaactttcagatattcgaatattcgactttttctgacgacgtattcgaatattcgaataattattcgaatattataaaaaataagaaacggaacgagaaatcggtttattatcgttttattcaaaagcttttttcacatattgctaaaactaaggatatttggcagaaatccacttaattgactagattttatcatcctactatttataagatgcccacatttctaaaaacaagtaaaacgccaaaattagacgtatttaatatttctagataaaacttattataaatgcgtctttgtgtgaaataatataactttaaccatccaaacacctaggaatgtaagatattttttttagtaggtacctaattattttccgatttaaattaacttgtaatcactcagaggcctgtaaaaaggcctttaatttcattgtattttgaatctttattgactttatttgttttggcaagttattattccgaatggtcggctaattatataatattggaatatttaagggaaaaagttagttgagtactgggtggattattcgtcagctaaaggtgcatggttagattaccaagttgggcaagtttggtatgattaaatttgagaattgcgataagtggcaaggattagacttcaaaaattcgcttaacgtacgcttatactgaataaacagaatgaccctttaacttaaaacttacgcaccgtaaaaataacatactttttgatttcgttttcttttaaattgagttaggtttcactgtttcattatttccttcgtatttgggtacctacccttcctcattcactgtaaatacccgtaaaacacacagaaactgtaactacagcggatgacatagatttttttatagtaataaaaaatattcgaatattcgaaacctgagcggccgaatattcgaatatcaaaacaggtcgaatattcgacaaattcgaatattcgaatattcgaattgcaagccctaatctgGAGGCCGATTCGAACGTAAATTTTTGGCAtcaaaattatgtaattttttatcattcgcccgtgcgtcATTCTTAAAGTAGAAACGCTGAACATGCCTTACAGTTGCCAGTCCACATACTTGCAAAGCAAATACaccatacctacataaatcatcCAGTGAATAATCAAATAATCATCATTATTACCTAGCTGGGTATTTACATTTTATCGACATAGCGTGtaatagtttattttacaatcagcatcaaataaatagtgacggccaaagttATCAAATATATTAGGATCCTTAATAAAGGTCCGTAATAAAGGCGTCCAGTTTGGCTgtcactagagtctgtgcggaaagagaagagtcgtggaatgtatacaCTTTATGATTAAAGTAATTAAGTACCCAACTATCTACAGTAGGAATATTCTAAGGTTTCCCACATACTTCCTTCCTTAAATTCGGACCAAAAAACCAACGATAAAAAAACCAAcgatacttaattaaaaagcGCAAATAGCGTCTGAATATTCCAAGAACTATACTAATCTATAGTTTGTTGTTCTCATATTGTCTTTATCACTAGCTATTTATCACTACCATTATCACCTACGTTAGGAATACACCCCCACATCGACGGCAGCATAACGACTGTATTGTGATCTGACGATGACCCGACGTCGCTTTctgatagagtcagaccaagaatagtctgcagcggatttgatagcccacgcagtgcaagtgttattttaaacgtcaaacttctatgaaattatgacgtataaatgacacttgcactgcgtgggctatcaaatccgctgcagactttttttggtccgactctagctGCACGGAATATCTCTTTTGACATGGTATGTTTataaattttttatattttttattcgagaatataatttcttttttaGATTTCCCGATGAAAAATAACTCGTCACTTGTCACATCTAAACACTAAATATGCTAATGAAATACAATGATAGGTACATCATGTCGATCTTAGGCGTTCTTACATAGTAATAAAccaaaaaagccttttatttcttgcaagTAGTTATAATGTCAACATAAATTGAAAGGAATCAACATTTATTAGTTAAAATgtcattacctacatatttttacatgaactcatttaaaataaaaattacacagTATAAGTATAATTCCTACGAACGAAGCAAGAATCCCTTGTATTGTTAGTCAGGTAATAGGTAGTAACAAGGGTTTTCCAATAAAAAACATTACTGCTGACGATTAGGTAAATGAGTAATTTTGTGATTCCGTGGGCTGTAAAGTCAggatcggcaacgcgcatgtaacacctctggatgtacaggcggcctagccaaggtaacaatcgcttgcgcttcgctaaaTTCGCTatcgaaacgctttgtgtctctctgtcactcttctatattagtgcgataatgatgacagttgcgtttcgatcatgttggctacgcggcctgatagggcttgcaattctaTTATTCGACCTTTTAATATttgaatattcggccgctctattctcgaatattcgaatattttttattactcgaaaaaaaatatttcatccgCTTACCCAGGTACCCAGGGTGGTATCTATCGAACGAGCGTCTTCTGCATTTGCGGCAAATGCcagaaattataatattttaataaaataatttgatccgaaataaatgtcatatacgaaGGAAAAAACACCTGGCACCTGTCCGGTAAACGggggacgctggttcgattccagcttTGGACACTGGAGGCTTTGGTAATTTTTTCCTTCGTATATGAAATTTATTTCGGTTTATAGTTTATtaaactacttacctacttgaaaatatattatactagctgttgcccgcgacttcgtacgcgtggatttgtatattggtggttatatattctatattagcttagaacattatgcagaaaacgatagcagtagggactgcagttaatcatttgttaattattatacacaacctggctacgaagtttcaagcccctaactgaataaaattgttctcgatataatccctctcaacccccagcatattttcaagtccactatttagtaaaacctactacctaactacctatttacgaagtttgaagttcctagctttaaataaaatttgaactctctaccaactttcaaccccttcttaaaccttttaggggatgaatttttaaaaaagctgaaattacttattatgtattataataatatgcctttatacaacgattcaagccccgcactcaaaaaaatgtttgacctccatacaaattttcaaccccttttttaccaacttgagggaagaattttcaacaatgccgaaattacttttcttgtattctaataatatgtctttatacaaagattcaagtcccgcacacaaaaatgtttgatctccatacaaactttcaacccctttttcaccaccttcggggatgaattttcaaaaacgctgaaataacttttcttgtattctaataatatgcctttatacaaagattcaagtcccgcactaaaaaaaaatttttggtctccatacaaactttcaacccctatttaatccctttcaagggatgaatttttaaaaacgctgaaattacttttcttgtattcttatagtatgcccttgtacaaagattcaagtcccgcactcaaaaaaatatttgatgtgcatacaaactttcaacccctttttcaccaccttgagggatgaattttccaaaacgctgaaattagttttcttctcttttattataatacctttttacgaagtttcaagttcctagcttacaataaaatttgaaccccaagacaaactttcatcccctttttaacccccttaggggttgaatttccaaaaaacgtcccatagctttttttgtaatcggctattatgcctttctaagaagtttcaaagcatttgtaatggattcaaactttcaacccctttttaaccattttatggcatgaatttttaaaaacgctgaaatcacttttcttgtattctaataatatgcctctgtacaaagattcaagcccgttctcacaaaaatgtttgaactccatacaaaatttcaacccctttttcaccaccttgagatataaattttcaaaaacgctgaaatttttttttttcgttttaatacctttttatgaagtttcaagttcctagcttaaaataaaatttgtaccctgtacaaactttcaacccctttttaaacctgttaggggatgaattttacaaaacgctgaaattacttgtattatcttctaataatatcctcaaatacaaagattcaagtcccgcgctcgaaaaaatttttgatatccatacaaactttcaacccctttttcgtcaccttagggggatgaattttcaaaaacactgaaattagttttcttgtgtttaaatttaatatctttttgcaaattttcaagttcctaccttaaaataaaatttgcaccccaagacgaactttcatcccctttttaaatcccttaggggtttgaacttccaaaaacgttgcaattaccttattttgtaatcggctatcatgcctttctaagaagtttcaaagcatttgttatggattcaaacttttaaccccttttttaccactttacgggatgaattttcaaaaacgcagaaatttgttttcttgtattttaataatatatctttttacgaactttcaagtacctagcttaaaataaaatttgaaccacatacaaactttcaacctctttttaaccctgttaggggatgaattttacaaaacgctgaaatcacttttcctgtcttttcattatatccccaaatacaaagattccagtcccgcgctcgaaaaaatgtttgatatccatacaaactttcaacccttttttcaccaccttaggggatgaactttcaaaaacgctgaaattagttttcttgcattttaataatatatctttttacgaactttcaagtacctagcttaaaataaaatttgaaccacatacaaactttcaacctctttttaaccctgttaggggatgaattttacaaaacgctgaaattacttttcctgtctattaataatatccccaaatacaaagattccagtcccgcgctcgaaaaaatgtttgatatccatacaaactttcaacccttttttcaccaccttaggggatgaattttcaaaaacgctgaaattatttttcttgtattttaataatatatctttttacgaactttcaagtacctagcttaaaataaaatttgaaccacatacaaactttcaacctctttttaaccctgttaggggatgaattttacaaaaggctgaaattacttttcttgtcttttattaacatccccaaatacaaagattcaagtcccgcgctcgaaaaaatgtttgatatccatacaaaatttcaacccttttttcaccaccttaggggatgaattttcaaaaacgctgaaattagttttcttgtatttaaatttaatatctatttgcaaagtttcaagttcctagcttaaaatgaaatttgcaccccaagacgaactttcatcccctttttaacccccttaggggttgaatttccaaaaacgtcgcatttactttattttgtaatcggctattatgcctttctaagaagtttcaaagcatttgtaatggattcaatctttcaacccctttttaaccctgttaggggatgaattttcaaaaacgctgaaattacttttcttgtcatataataatatccccatatacaaagtttcaagtcccacactcacaaaaatatttgatctccatacaaactttcaacccttttttcaccaccttaggggatgaattttctaaaacgctgaaagtattttttttgtattttaataatatatctttttacggactttcaagtacctagcttaaaataaaatttgaaccacatacaaactttcaacctctttttaaccctgttaggggatgaattttacaaaaggctgaaattacttttcttgtcttttaataatatccccaaatacaaagattcaagtcccgcgctcgaaaaaatgtttgatatccatacaaactttcaacccttttttcaccaccttaggggatgaattttcaaaaacgctgaaattagttttcttgtatttaaatttaatatctatttgcaaagtttcaagttcctagcttaaaatgaaatttgcaccccaagacgaactttcatcccctttttaacccccttaggggttgaatttccaaaaatgtcgcatttactttattttgtaatcggctattatgcctttctaatagtgatgggtaggacatcaatttaaaatgagtttgtatgagtacctcattttctaaaatgaggtgttacaatgtcttacttcaaatgaggtgaggtactagcatattttcagcgtcgactattccattaattccaacggcgacaaaaatatttaatgtatatacatatttatgtattcatcacttcctttataaataaataaaagtaacatttaattggagtgcaattctggaggttaagaatagaacttttaggagaaagataattttagaatcaagtaaaatgaatagtgaagtaagacatttttgcggtacgaagtactgcgacaaattaacaaaatgagtggtacaaatgag encodes:
- the LOC134650276 gene encoding 27 kDa hemolymph protein-like, which produces MLRYVFVVVLAVGVLGEYQVTEEQRQQVRTAIGEVCKKANAEDKTSEVQAAVHTFTECLKGLFNIDQIKTEIEEAKPNGALDEVFKKYCAKSSQLKACINTAITGVTPCVPNDLRVHLPTASNATDQIIDFVCYKDGDRIALFIAEDGPKCFQEKAEDIKACAEKIKGGISSVDEAKALSTENKCKKLDELSSCVVSKLETCENSTPANMAESLFKFVKKASPCNTK